The Rothia sp. SD9660Na DNA segment GCCTACGGTGAGGCCGGTGACCTTGTCTTCGGTGTCGTCCTTAGCGGTGAGGAAGAGGACGGGGAAGAGACGGCCGGAGCTACGCAGCTTACGGGTGACGGTGAAGCCGTCCATATCGGGTAGCATGACATCGAGTACGGCCAAATCGGGCGACTCGGTTTCAGCCTTCTCAAGAGCCTCACGGCCGTTGGCTGCGGTGACAACCTCAAAGCCCGCAAAACGCAGGGAGGTTGCGAGGAGCTCTAGAATGTTGGGTTCGTCGTCGACGACCAGCAGTTTTGCTTCAGGTTCTTTGGTATTCACGCTTTTAATTGTGCGCTTATTACCTGTGCACTAGCTGTGTGCAGCTGTATTTTCTGCTGAATTTGCCTTAGTCCTGCTGGGAAAATGCGGTAAGTACGCCGTGAGCAAAAGACGAGGAACTTGGACCTAGCTGGCCCGTCGCCGAAGCAGGGTCAGGAAAAGGGCACCCAAGAGCGCCAGAAAAGCCAGCGGTAGGGTCACCAGGGGAGCAAGGCTCACAACATGGGGAGCGCCTCCCGTGGTCCATTTCAGGAGTAGCATGGCAAGGCCGCAGAGGGTTCCTACCAGCATGAGGACGCCAGCTGCAAGCCCCAGCGCCCGGATAGCACCGCCGTAGGGTAGCTCAGGAATTTCAGTGTGTTCAGAAGACATATCTCTAAGCTATCAAGGCCCGCTATAGCTACCTAAAGAAGCACGGGTATTACGCCGGGAGGAAGAGCAGCGGCCACAGCCTCTACCGGCCTGCTTTAATAGGAGTATGACTGAAGAGGTAAAAGACGAGCTAACAGCCCCCGGCACTTCGAGCGCAGAAAGCTACGAGCAGCCCGGCCCCGAAGCCGCTGAGCAGGCACCGGCATCCGCCCCTGAACCAACCCTGGGCGAGCCCACCCGCCGTCGCCGTACCAGCAAGGTCGACGCCGTCCTTGCCGCAGCTAAAGACGTAGCCCTCGCAGGCCTAGCCGACATCGCCCCGGAAAACGCTATCGGCCCCGTCCACCACCTGCGCGGTGAAGAAGAACGCCTCACCACCCACCTTTTTGAATGTACCCTTCCCGGCTACCGAGGCTGGTTCTGGTTCGCCACCCTCTCGCGTGCCCCCCGCTCAAAGGTAGCAACTGTCTGTGAGATCGGCCTGCTCCCCGGCGATGACGCCCTACTTGCCCCGGCCTGGGTACCCTGGGCCGACCGCCTGCTCCCCGAAGACCAGGAGGAGCAAGACTACGACCATGACGATGCGGACTACGGTGACAGCGCCTCAGGGAGCGAGGACGACACCAACTTCACCGAAGATGACCAGGTAGGTGCCAGCGCTGAATGACAGCTGCCCAGAGACCAGAACCCCAACCAGTAACTAAGCGGAATAAAACCTTCCGCTCCCTATGGATTTTTAACTACCGTATCTGGTTTATCGGGGCGCTGGTCTCTAACATCGGCACCTGGATGCAGCGCACTGCCCAGGACTGGCTGGTCTTCAATGACCTCTCAAGCCACGACTCCACCCAAATGGGCATCGTGATTGCCCTGCAATTTGCCCCGCCCCTCTTCCTCGCCCCCTACGCGGGTGCGCTTGCCGATAGGGGCGATCGGCGAAAAATTCTCCTATGGACCCAGAGCACTATGGGTTTGCTGGCCCTCGGGCTGGGGCTTCTGGTTCTGTCGGGGCAGGTTGCCCTCTGGCATGTTTACCTCTTTGCCCTCGCCCTTGGCGTCGTATCTGCCCTGGACGCCCCGGTGCGGTCCACTTTCGTCTCTGAACTGGTCCCCGATCAGGACCTGCCCAACGCCGTTGCGCTGAATTCCATGTCGTTCAATGTTGCGCGCATGATTGGCCCAGCGGTCGCCGGCCTGCTGGTGGTAGTCATAGGCACAGGGCCGGTTTTCCTGCTCAACACGGTGACCTTTATAGCCATGATTCTGGCAATCCTCGCTATCCGTGACAGCGAGCTGCGGCAGCTACCGCGTTCGTCCGCCGCTCACAACCGGGTCCGGGACGGCATGGCCTACCTCAAACACCGCCCCGACATTATCGTGGTGATGGTTGCAGCCTTCCTCATTGGTACCTTCGGCCTGAATACCGCTCTCAACATTGCGGCTATGGCCACCACCGAATTCGGTCAGGGCGCGGGTGAATTTGGGCTGCTGAACTCTGTTGTTGCCATCGGCTCGGTGACAGGCACCCTACTGGCAGCCAGAAGAGATACTCCACGCATGCGCTTTATGTTCGCCTCCTGCTTTGGGTTCGGGGTAGCAACCCTGCTGGCAGCGCTGGCTCCCAATCTCTGGCTGTTTGCCCTGGCCCTGATTCCCCTGGGGCTGATGGCACTGACCATTATCACCTCGGCCAATGCCTACGTACAGGTCACTACCGAGCCCGCTATGCGGGGGCGGGTTATGAGCGTGTATATGGCGGTTTTTATCGGGGGTACCCCCATTGGTTCGCCCCTAGTAGGCCTAGTTAATGACCTCTGGGGCGCCCGCTGGGGGTTGGGGGTTGCCTCTGCCTCCGGCTTCATTGCCGCCCTGATTGGGCTTATCTGGATCATGAAATACAAGCACCTCCACCTGCACTACGACCGCCAAGCCCGCACCCGCCTGGTGCTCCGACCCCGTACCGAAGAGGCTGAAACCCCCGAAGAGGAACCACCTCCGGTCACAGCGGCCATCGACCTGCAAGAGCCCCGCTAAGGCACCTACGACAAGGACGCTGCCTCCCGCCTTCCTGCCACCGGGCAGGGAAGCGGGGGAGCGGCGTCCTTATCTCTTGGTAGCTGAGCCTACTTGAGCTTTTCGACCACATAATCGATACAGGCAAGCAGAGCCGAAACATCGTCAGGATCGATAGCGGTGAAGGTTGCAACCCGCAGTTGGTTGCGGCCCAGCTTGCGATAGGGCTCGGTGTCCACAATGCCGTTGGCGCGCAGAGCCTTGGCAATAGCGGCAGCGTCGATACTCTCATCGAAGTCGACGGTGGCAATGACGTTGGAGCGCTCAGCAGGGTTAGCCACAAAGGGGGTAGCGTAGTCGCTAGCCTCAGCCCAGGCGTAGACGCGGCCGGCAGAATCAGCGGTCCGGGCAGCGGCAAAGGCAAGACCGCCCTGCTCGTTCATCCACTTAAGCTGCTCATTGAGCATAATCATGGTGGCCAGAGCCGGGGTGTTGTAGGTCTGATTGAGGCGGGAATTGCTAATGGCGGTCGCCAGGTTCAAGGAATCCGGAATCCAGCGGTCAGAGGCAGCGATGCGCTCGGCACGCTCAATCGCAGCGGGTGACCAGAGGCCCAGCCAGAGACCGCCGTCAGAAGCAAAGTTCTTCTGGGGTGAGAAGTAGTAGACATCGGACTGCGCCACATCCACATCGAGACCACCGGCCGCGCTGGTTGCATCGATCAAAACCAGGGCATCATCGGCGATACCCCCGGGGCGGACGACAGGAGCAAAAACACCGGTTGAGGTTTCGTTATGGGGCCAGGCGTAAACGTCGACGCCCTCTTCGGCCCGGGCTTCGGGGCGAGTTCCAGCGTCAGAAGAAATAACGGTGGAATCAGCCAAGAAAGGAGCGGCCTTGGTGGCAGAAGCGAACTTAGAGCCGAACTCACCAAAGGTGAGGTGCTGGGCCTTGTTCTCTACCAGGCCGAAGGTGGCGGCATCCCAGAAGGCAGTGGCGCCACCGTTACCCATGATCACCTCGTAGCCTTCGGGGGCGGAGTAGAAGGTACGCAGGCCCTCGCGGATCTCGCCCACCAGGTTCTTCACCGGTGTCTGGCGGTGGGAGGTGCCCAGCAGGGTAGTGGCGGCAGCTGATACGGCGGCAACCTGCTCGGGGCGGACCTTCGAGGGGCCAGCACCGAAACGGCCATCAGCAGGTAGCATCTCGGTGGGAATCATGGGAAAAGTGGTCACTGAATATCTCCTAGGCACGGGCAGGAGGTCAGCCGGGCGGCTTTGCGTTGATGGGAGGGAGGAAGGTGCCGCCGGCGTCCTGCTGTTTCCATTCTGCAACCCAAGGCCACCCTGAGCCTCCAGGTAGGCCCGCCCCGGCTCAAAATAGGGGGCAGAAATTTATATAGTGAGATGGACGCTGCGGGAGCCTAGGGAAGGGCGGACGTCCGGTAGGGCAGATGGGTACGGATTTACCAGTAAGCAACAATTTCAGCTGATGAAGAGAGTCTGCCCCGGCTAGGCCTGGGAACGCATACAATTAAGGGCAAAACTACTGCACCTACAGCTCGCAGGTTGTGCGAGCTGACTCAAGGAGAATTTGAGAAGGCATGACTGACCTCATCGATACGACCGAAATGTATCTGCGTACCGTGCTGGAGCTTGAGGAAGAGGGCATTACTCCCATGCGTGCCCGTATCGCAGAGCGCCTGGAACACTCCGGCCCCACCGTTTCTCAGACCGTCGCCCGTATGGAGCGTCACGGCCTGCTAACCGTCGCTAGTGATCGTTCTTTGCAACTGACCGACGAGGGGCGTCAGAAAGCGGTAGAGGTGATGCGTAAGCACCGCCTGGCAGAGCGCCTGCTGGCAGACGTTATTGGTCTTGATCTGGAATACATCCACGAGGAAGCCTGCCGCTGGGAGCACGTGATGAGTGAGCGCGTCGAGCGTCGCCTACTGGAGTTGCTCAACGAACCTAAGTTCTCGCCCTACGGCAATGCGATTCCCGGCCTGGAAGAGCTGGGTGCAGAGAGCGAAGAGAATGACGGACGCACCGTCACCATGTCGATTGCTGGCCGTGACTCATCTGAGGACGACCGCTTCACTGTTTCTCGCCTGCCCGAGTTCATTCAGACCGACGTGCAGCTGCTGAAGCATCTAGGCGATGCCGGAATTGTCTACGGGGCCACCGTCTCAATTCTGGGTAATAAGGACGGCTCGGTTCTGGTTCACGCTGACGGTGAGGAAGATTCGCTGACGCTCAGTGCTGAGGTTGCAGAAGCAATTATCGTCAAAAGATAACAGTTTGGTAACAAAGGGGAGTTTGCTGGGTGGCAAGCTCCCTTTTTGTTATCAAATCGTTATGTATTGGGGTGCCTTCGAGTCGTTGGTCTTGCTAGAACAGGGCTGTCAGGTGCTTAGCGGGGTCTAAAATTGCAGTACTGGCACCCCTGAAAACCTTAAGTGGTCGGCTTCTCAGTTAAATTAAAGCTGTCAAAAATCTGATAGAAGGGGTGGGTGAAGGTGCTGATAAAGTGCTGAGATTTCTTTTTATTTCGCCTTGTCAAAGCGAACTATATGTGCCCCATAAGCCCCAGCTGGACGCGTCCTGAATGCCGAAAAAACAATCACCCTACTTTGTACCTAGGGGTTGCTTCCTCGAAATCGTAACCAAAGCGTGACAAATCGGTTGAGGCTGTGTAATGTTCTATTTCGTGCTCATCACTGGTCGGATTAGCACCCTACGAACAGCACCGCCTAGTTCTGCCACTGTTCACAGGACAACAAAACAAAATACATCACGGCAGAAGCGGGGGACCCACCTTTCGGGCTCTCCACCGAGAACCCTAGGGGTTAAGTCGCACACTCTGCGGCCGAGCGAACTTCATGCTCGAACCCGACAGCTCACCTCGTTCGGCAATGGAGGAAAACAAAATGGCTAATTCAACCATCGTACGTACCGCAGGTATCGTTGCAGCATCAGGCGCTATGCTCGCCGCAACCGTTGCACCCGCAAACGCTTTCGCAGTAGCTGAAGTTTCAGCACCCGCTCACTCAGCACCTGCACTGGCTTCACACTCTTACAACTACAACACCTGGGGCTACGAAGCTACCGCCGCAGTTGAGACCACCTCAACCGTCGCCCCCCAGGCAAGCGCCACCGCTGAGGTTTCCAGCAACGTTGACCTGTCAACCGCTCGCGAAACCGTCCTGGCAGCTGCCTACGACGGCATCGGCGGCTCCTACGTTTGGGGCGGCAAGACCTACAAGGCTTGGGACTGCTCAGGCTTCGTCTCCTACGTTTACGCACAGGCTGGCATCAACCTGACCGCCTACACCTACACCATGGCAACCGAGCTGACCCCCACCTCAAACCCCCAGCCCGGTGACATCGTCTTCACCAACGGTTACGCACACGTAGGCATCTACGTCGGCGACGGCCAGATGATCTCAGCTCTCAACCCCTCACAGGGCACCCAGCTGACCGCTGTTGACGGTGGCGGCTTCATGCCCGTCGACGGTTACTACACCGCTGGCATCTA contains these protein-coding regions:
- the serC gene encoding phosphoserine transaminase: MIPTEMLPADGRFGAGPSKVRPEQVAAVSAAATTLLGTSHRQTPVKNLVGEIREGLRTFYSAPEGYEVIMGNGGATAFWDAATFGLVENKAQHLTFGEFGSKFASATKAAPFLADSTVISSDAGTRPEARAEEGVDVYAWPHNETSTGVFAPVVRPGGIADDALVLIDATSAAGGLDVDVAQSDVYYFSPQKNFASDGGLWLGLWSPAAIERAERIAASDRWIPDSLNLATAISNSRLNQTYNTPALATMIMLNEQLKWMNEQGGLAFAAARTADSAGRVYAWAEASDYATPFVANPAERSNVIATVDFDESIDAAAIAKALRANGIVDTEPYRKLGRNQLRVATFTAIDPDDVSALLACIDYVVEKLK
- a CDS encoding NlpC/P60 family protein → MANSTIVRTAGIVAASGAMLAATVAPANAFAVAEVSAPAHSAPALASHSYNYNTWGYEATAAVETTSTVAPQASATAEVSSNVDLSTARETVLAAAYDGIGGSYVWGGKTYKAWDCSGFVSYVYAQAGINLTAYTYTMATELTPTSNPQPGDIVFTNGYAHVGIYVGDGQMISALNPSQGTQLTAVDGGGFMPVDGYYTAGI
- a CDS encoding metal-dependent transcriptional regulator — protein: MTDLIDTTEMYLRTVLELEEEGITPMRARIAERLEHSGPTVSQTVARMERHGLLTVASDRSLQLTDEGRQKAVEVMRKHRLAERLLADVIGLDLEYIHEEACRWEHVMSERVERRLLELLNEPKFSPYGNAIPGLEELGAESEENDGRTVTMSIAGRDSSEDDRFTVSRLPEFIQTDVQLLKHLGDAGIVYGATVSILGNKDGSVLVHADGEEDSLTLSAEVAEAIIVKR
- a CDS encoding MFS transporter; protein product: MTAAQRPEPQPVTKRNKTFRSLWIFNYRIWFIGALVSNIGTWMQRTAQDWLVFNDLSSHDSTQMGIVIALQFAPPLFLAPYAGALADRGDRRKILLWTQSTMGLLALGLGLLVLSGQVALWHVYLFALALGVVSALDAPVRSTFVSELVPDQDLPNAVALNSMSFNVARMIGPAVAGLLVVVIGTGPVFLLNTVTFIAMILAILAIRDSELRQLPRSSAAHNRVRDGMAYLKHRPDIIVVMVAAFLIGTFGLNTALNIAAMATTEFGQGAGEFGLLNSVVAIGSVTGTLLAARRDTPRMRFMFASCFGFGVATLLAALAPNLWLFALALIPLGLMALTIITSANAYVQVTTEPAMRGRVMSVYMAVFIGGTPIGSPLVGLVNDLWGARWGLGVASASGFIAALIGLIWIMKYKHLHLHYDRQARTRLVLRPRTEEAETPEEEPPPVTAAIDLQEPR
- a CDS encoding DUF3027 domain-containing protein, giving the protein MTEEVKDELTAPGTSSAESYEQPGPEAAEQAPASAPEPTLGEPTRRRRTSKVDAVLAAAKDVALAGLADIAPENAIGPVHHLRGEEERLTTHLFECTLPGYRGWFWFATLSRAPRSKVATVCEIGLLPGDDALLAPAWVPWADRLLPEDQEEQDYDHDDADYGDSASGSEDDTNFTEDDQVGASAE